The region TGAAAACAGTTAAGATTCTTTAATTTGGGTGACAGAATCTCAGGCATGAAAAAAATGTTGGATTGCAGGGAAAACCTACAGGTTCAGGATATGCAATGTTGGGCTCACAACTTCAATCAACTTCAGAATCCATGGCCACAAATTGGTGGTGGTTGAAGCAGAAGGAACACACACACTGCAAAATACCTATGATTCCCTGGATGTTCATCTAGGCCAATCCTACTCCATTTTGCTCACTGCAAATCAAGATCCAAAGGACTACTATCTCGTGGCGTCGACCCGCTTCACCTCCAAAGTTCTCACCGCAACGTCCATTCTCCGTTACCAAAACTTGAAACAGCCCGTTTCCGGCCCTCCTCCACCCGGTCCAACTACCGAGACTGATTGGTCTCTCAATCAGGCCCGGGCCATCAGGTAACTGTTTCGTTTTCAATAGTCTCACTgtcagtttaaacttttagtaaCATTTTGTGAATGCAGACAGAATCTGACAGCGAGTGGACCGAGGCCTAACCCCCAAGGCTCGTACCACTATGGAGAGGTGAATATCACTCGCACAATTATACTCCAAAACTCGGCTCCTATCGTCAATGGTAAGCAACGATTTGCTGTCAATAGCGTGTCGTTCCTCCCAGCAGACACACCGCTTAAACTCGCAGACCACTTCGATATCCCGGGGGTCTACGCCCTCGGAAGCATCAAGGATAGCCCCGGTGGCAGCCCTGTTAGCCTTCAGACTTCTGTCATGGCTGCTGATTTCAGGGCCTTTGTTGAGGTTGTTTTCCAGAATCCCGAAAACACTTTGCAATCTTGGCATCTAGACGGCCAATTCTTCTTCGTAGTCGggtaatgtgtatatatattcctcTTATCTCGtccaaacatataaaatatataaacgtGTAGTCTCACTATCAGCTTATCCCCGAACAGGATGAATCCTGGACAGTGGTCAGCTGGGAGCAGATCACTTTACAACTTGAGAGACGGAGTTTCTCGCAGCACAGTTCAGGTATTCATCCATCTTGACAAGACAAATGACAATTCCCCTTAAAACATGAAAAAGGCCAACATTCTTTTTCTCAAACACATGGTGTGCAGGTTTATCCAGAATCATGGACTGCCATTTACATGCCACTAGACAACGTAGGAATGTGGAACGTAAGATCAGCGAACTGGGCGCGACAGTACTTGGGTCAGCAGTTTTATCTTCGCGTATATTCCAATTCGAGTTCTTTGAGGGACGAGAATCCGATTCCCAATAATGCTCTTCTCTGTGGCCGAGCATTAGGGCACAAGTCTGAGACTGCTCTTGAAACAGAGCAACAATGGGAGCTCATTGTTTAATGGCAACTGCAACCTAATTCTTTCTGCTGGAGCTATTATTTTTCGTTTCTTGATTTTCGTCAACATGATTTATGTTTTTGGGAACGTTTAAGGTTAATGTTTTAGTTGAAGTGCAGGGAATGTGATGTGACTGAACCACAATTTGTAACTCATTCATTAATTCTATTGTTTTCGTATGAATCTTGATTATGTTGTTCTTCTTCCACCATTGATCAATGAAGATTGAAGAACAGAATAATATTTCTTCATGTATATTGATTGATCAAAAGCATAATTTAGTGCTTTAAAGTATCCCTCCAATCAATTATATGAATCTCGACCACATCCCACTAACTAAATCTGGATGACATATATTGATGTTGAATCCCAATGTttgaaaaatatcattttttgtaaGTATAGAGTTAGTGTTCGGGTAACCCAACAAAGTTGGTTGGAATGTTTACTTGGTTAAGATAAGATTTTAAGTCGGGCTTgattataaaaatatgaaatgttTGTCTTACCAGAAGCCAGAAGGTAATGTAgaatttcattttttagttGGTATGAGTAGTCCCTGGTCACATATGAGTGAAGTTAAGTGAAGTTTGGGAAAAGAGACCGCAGTCTGTTGGGCTTTCTAGGTGCTATAGACTGTAGTTAGCAAttaggctcgaactcatgactcCTCATTTGAGACAGTCATTTCGTACTACTAAACTACAAAATCAATGATAGTTATATTTGTAgttgaaaatattaaacattCAATTGtataaattactccgtaatttttattcattattttattaatgtaATTCAGTTTTATAACTTACTCCGTATAATCATTGGTTCAGacaaatgaaaagaaaagaaaaaaagttaataaattattattcagtaataaaaaaaaaaaaaagcaaatccCGCCGACACGATCCAACACGGCAATACCACGGCGCTCAACTGCTCCTAGAAATCCTAAAATCAAAAGTCGAAATCCTCATATCTTTCTTTTATATGTGTGAATTTTGATTCAATTTATAGTTTCCTCTCCAGTTGAATCTTCGGCACTGAGAAAATAGAGCGGCGCTTTGATTCCAAGAAtctggaagaaaaaaaatgttggccCAAGCGCAGCTGCTATTCTCGGTGGCGTTCGGGGAGATGGCGGTGATACTACTGCTCCTCTTCAAGACGCCGTTGCGGAAGCTTCTGATTCTCAGCCTCGATAGGGCAAAGCGCGGCCGCGGCCCGCTCGTAGTGAAGTCCGTCGCCGCCACCGTCTTTGTGTTGATGATCTACACCGTCTACTCCGTCAAGGAAATCCAATCGCGACCACTTGAAAGCATCAATCCCACCGATCAGGTCCTCCTTGCCCAGCAAATCCTTCAAGCCTCCCTCATGGGTatctctctccccctctctGTTTGATctctttaatttaatgtttgTGTTTATGGATCCTGAACTCGTGTGTTTAAGTATCTTTTTGATTTTGCTTTTGGCTAGACATTGGAATATCTGAATCTTATCAAATTGTTGTCTTTTtgtgagaaaaata is a window of Ipomoea triloba cultivar NCNSP0323 chromosome 11, ASM357664v1 DNA encoding:
- the LOC115997102 gene encoding L-ascorbate oxidase homolog; amino-acid sequence: MGSNMKSLLRPLMAVALLSLLGFCNAEDPYRFYTWNITYGDISPLGAKQKGILINGKFPGPPIESVTNDNLIVNVFNNLDEPFLLTWNGLQQRRSSWQDGVQGTNCPIPPGKNYTYALQVKDQIGTFFYFPSLDMHRAAGAFGTIKIDSRPLIPVPFPPPAGEYHILAGDWFTKSHNDLQGILDSGGNLPFPDGLLINGRGSDSFTFTVDQGKTYRFRICNVGLTTSINFRIHGHKLVVVEAEGTHTLQNTYDSLDVHLGQSYSILLTANQDPKDYYLVASTRFTSKVLTATSILRYQNLKQPVSGPPPPGPTTETDWSLNQARAIRQNLTASGPRPNPQGSYHYGEVNITRTIILQNSAPIVNGKQRFAVNSVSFLPADTPLKLADHFDIPGVYALGSIKDSPGGSPVSLQTSVMAADFRAFVEVVFQNPENTLQSWHLDGQFFFVVGMNPGQWSAGSRSLYNLRDGVSRSTVQVYPESWTAIYMPLDNVGMWNVRSANWARQYLGQQFYLRVYSNSSSLRDENPIPNNALLCGRALGHKSETALETEQQWELIV